From the Brachybacterium sillae genome, the window CGATCCTGGTGGAGGAGGAGCCCCCCGCGGGGGAGGACCTGCTCGGCCTGTATGTCGGGATCCCGCTCGACGAGCGCAGCGTGTTCCAGGGCTACGCCGAACCCGATCGGATCCTCATCTTCCGCGGTCCCCTCTCTCGCCTGGCGGTCGACCGTGAGCACCTCGTGCACGAGATCCGCGTGACGGTGCTGCACGAGATCGGGCACCTGTTCGGCATCGACGACGCCCGGCTGCACGAGCTCGGCTGGGGCTGAGCCGCGACGGCCCCCCGGGGGCGACCCTGATGACCGAGGCTCAGCGGGCCCTGAGGCCCCGCAGGGACCGGGGCGCAACGGGGACTGAGGCTCAACGGGGACCGAGACCCCTCAGACGCCGAGGTCGCGGTCGAGGTCGGTGAGGCCGGCCTCGTGGGCGATGATCGCGATCTGCACCCGGTTGGTGCAGTCGAGCTTCGCGAAGATCTTCGAGATGTGCGCCTTGACGGTGGCCTCGCTCATGAACAGCCGTCCACCGATCTGTGCGTTCGAGAGCCCCGCCCCGACGGCCCCCAGCACCTCGGTCTCCCGCTCGGTGAGCTGATCCAGGCCGGGGTGGCGGTCGGTGCGGGCGCCGGGGTTCGCCTCGGAGAAGTGCGCCAGCATCCGGCGGGTCACACCGGGGGAGAGCATCGCATCGCCGCGCGCGACGACTCGCACGGCCTGCAGCAGGTCGTGCGGCGGGGTGTCCTTGAGCAGGAAACCGCTGGCGCCGGCCTCGAGGGCCTGGAAGACGTATTCGTCCATGTCGAAGGTGGTGAGCATGATGATCCGCGGCGCACCGGGCTGAGCCGTCACCTGGCGGGTCGCGGCGATCCCGTCGAGACCGGGCATGCGCACGTCCATCAGCAGCACATCGGGGCGGTGGCGCTGCACCAGCGGCACGGCCTCGGTGCCGTCGGCGGCCTCCCCGACCACCTGGATCCCCGGGTCGGCGCTGAGGATCATCGACAGTCCGGCGCGCACCAGGGCGTCATCGTCCACCAGTCCCACACGGATCATGGCGTCGGGGACGGCCACGGGATCACCGCCTTCACTTCGAAACGTCCATCGTCGGTGGGGCCCGACGTGATCGTGCCGCCGGCGTGCGTCACCCGGGTTTCGATGCCCGACAGCCCCATCCGGGCCCCCGGCAGGTCCGTCGTGAACCCCTTGGGAAGCACATTACTGATCTCCAGCACCAGGTCGCCTCCCGCCTCGCCCAACAGGGCGACCCGAGCGGCGGTGTGCCGGGCGTGTTTGTGGATGTTCGTCAGGGCCTCCTGCACCACGCGGTACGCGGTGCGGGCCAGCGTGTCCGGCACCGGCGGTTCGACGAAATCGAACAGTTCGACATCCACCCCGGCCTCGCGGCTGGCGTCGACCAGGGAGCGCACATCAGACCAGGTGGGCTGCGGTACCAGGGGTGCGGACTCGTCAGCCCCGCGCAGCACCCCCAGCACCTGCCGCAGCTCCGTGAGCGCCTCGGTGGCGGTGGAGCGGATCAGACCGGCGGAGGCCACCACCTGCTCCCGCTCGAGCGTCGGATTGACCTCCAGGGCCCCGGCCTGCAGTGCCACCAGGGAGATCTTGTGCGCCACGATGTCGTGCATCTCCCGGGCGATGCGGGTGCGTTCAGCACGGCGGGCCTGCTCCTCGGCGGCTGCCCGCCCGCTCTCGGCGGCCTCGGCGCGGGCCCGTAGTTCGTGCATCAACTGCCGCCGGGTGCCGACGTACATCCCCCCCAGGGCGACCGTCAGCACCACCAGCTCCGTGGCGATCACCCCGCCGAGGACGTCCTCATCACCCGATCCCGCCCCCATCATCACGGCCGCGATGCCGAGCGCGAGAGCCGTCACCGCCGCGGACAGCGAGCGGCGGGAACAGCGGGAGGTATAGGCGAAGGTCGCGGCGAGCAGCACCACCAGGGACCACGCGGCGGCATTGACCACGATCAGCAGCGGCAACAGCCACCGCCAGCGCCAACCGCCGAAGCGCAGCGGCAGAGCGGTCACCAACACCGCCGATAGCAGCATCTGTGCGACGTGCCAGTCCTCGACGCCCTGCATCACCGCGACGACGATCTCCGCATACCCCGCCAGCAGCAGCAGGGCCTCCCGCCAGATCACCATCGGGGGCTGCGCTCGGGAGGGATCGGGCGCGGAGGGGCCGGGAGGGAACGGGGTGGCGCTCACCCCGCCACTCTAGGCAGAGGGCGTCCTCGGACGGTTCGCGTCTCGGAGCCCGCCCCTAGGATGGTCGGACCCGGGCAGGGGCCCGGTTCTGGCGAAGGAGGTCGGTGGGTGAGGAAGAACTGGCTGGTCGGCGGGGCCGTGGCCCTGGTGCTGGTCTTGGTGCTGGGCGCCGTGTTCGGCATCTCGCGGATCGCGCGTCCCGGGGATGAGGCGCGCGCCGAGAGGGCCGCGTCCGAATCCGCCGCGGCCTCCTCGGCCGCCACGCAGGCCGCGCCGAGTCGCCAGGGCCGGC encodes:
- a CDS encoding metallopeptidase family protein; this encodes MVRMSRREFEDAVDDALDSLPDEVARAVAEANVAILVEEEPPAGEDLLGLYVGIPLDERSVFQGYAEPDRILIFRGPLSRLAVDREHLVHEIRVTVLHEIGHLFGIDDARLHELGWG
- a CDS encoding response regulator, with amino-acid sequence MIRVGLVDDDALVRAGLSMILSADPGIQVVGEAADGTEAVPLVQRHRPDVLLMDVRMPGLDGIAATRQVTAQPGAPRIIMLTTFDMDEYVFQALEAGASGFLLKDTPPHDLLQAVRVVARGDAMLSPGVTRRMLAHFSEANPGARTDRHPGLDQLTERETEVLGAVGAGLSNAQIGGRLFMSEATVKAHISKIFAKLDCTNRVQIAIIAHEAGLTDLDRDLGV
- a CDS encoding sensor histidine kinase gives rise to the protein MSATPFPPGPSAPDPSRAQPPMVIWREALLLLAGYAEIVVAVMQGVEDWHVAQMLLSAVLVTALPLRFGGWRWRWLLPLLIVVNAAAWSLVVLLAATFAYTSRCSRRSLSAAVTALALGIAAVMMGAGSGDEDVLGGVIATELVVLTVALGGMYVGTRRQLMHELRARAEAAESGRAAAEEQARRAERTRIAREMHDIVAHKISLVALQAGALEVNPTLEREQVVASAGLIRSTATEALTELRQVLGVLRGADESAPLVPQPTWSDVRSLVDASREAGVDVELFDFVEPPVPDTLARTAYRVVQEALTNIHKHARHTAARVALLGEAGGDLVLEISNVLPKGFTTDLPGARMGLSGIETRVTHAGGTITSGPTDDGRFEVKAVIPWPSPTP